The Prosthecobacter sp. genome contains the following window.
AAATACGGCCTCGCGGAGAACAATCAGATCGAAGGCAACCGTGTCGGCATCTCCATCGGCCACCGCGACACCGACAACCTCATCACCGCCAACACCATTCGCGGCAGCAAGCTCAACGGCGTCCTTTTTCGCCCCGAACGCGGCCCCGACTTCGCCGGGCATCGCAATCTCATCGAGAACAACACCTTCCTCGACAACGCCCCCGAAGGCGGAGCCGTCATCGACATCCAAGGCGGCACAGAGTCGATCACCATCCGCGACAACACCTTCACCGAAACCCGTGGCGGCAAACCTCGCGTGGCGGTGAAGCAGGGGCCGGACACGAAGCAGATCGTCGTTGAAGGCAGCAAGACGAAGGGATTGTGATTGTCACTTCAGCGCGTTCGTGATGAACTTCGTCTGCTCGCGCCGTTTGAGTGCGGTCACTTTCCAACCATGAAACACACGCTCCTCCTCGCCTTCTTCGCCGCAGCGCTCGCCCAGGCCGAAGACATCCGCCTTCAGCCGCCGAAAGACCTGAACGGCTACTTCCCCTTCAATCCGCCGTCATCGTTGAGTGAATGGGACCAGCGAAAGGAGCAGGTGCGTCGCCAAATCCTCGTTTCTCAGGGCTTGTGGCCGATGCCGACGAAGACGCCGCTCAATGCGGTTATTCATGGCAAGATCGAGCGGGAGGGCTACACCATCGAGAAAGTCTATTTCGAGAGCGCGCCCGGATTTTTTGTCACCGGCAGCCTCTACCGGCCCACCAACCCGAAAGGCAAGGTTCCCGGCGTCATGTTCGCTCATGGACACTGGAAGGATGCGCGTCTCTCCCTGTCCACCGATGACGTGGTGCGTCGTGAAATCGCCACAGGCGGTGAGCGCTTCGAGCGCGGTGGGAAGAGCATCTTCCAGTCGCTCTGCGTGCAACTCGCGCGCATGGGCTGCGTCGTCTGGCAGTGGGACATGCTCAGCGATTCAGATTCCGTTCAGATTCCGCGTGAGATCGTGCATACTTTCGCCAAACAACGCCCGGAGTCGAATACGACGGAGAATTGGGGCCTCTATAGCCCGCAGGCGGAGTCGCATCTGCAATCCATCATGGGCCTGCAAACCTGGAATGCCGTGCGCGGTCTCGATTTCCTGCTCTCGCTGCCCGAAGTTGATCCCGAGCGCACCGCCATCACCGGCGCGAGCGGCGGCGGCACACAGACGATGCTGCTCGCGGCCATCGACGACCGCATCAAGCTCTCCTTCCCCTGCGTGATGGTCAGCACGTCAATGCAAGGCGGCTGCACCTGCGAAAACTCATCACTGCTGCGCATCAACACCGGCAACATCGAATTCGCCGGACTCTTTGCGCCGAAACCGCAGGGCATGAACACCGCCAATGACTGGACGAAGGAACTCTCCACCAAAGGCTTCCCCGATTTACAGAAGCTGTACGCGACGCATGGCAAGAAGGACAACGTCTTCCTCCTGCGCGGCGAGCACTTCCCGCACAACTACAACGCAGTCACGCGCTCCGCGTTCTACACCTTCCTCAACAAGCACTTCAAGCTCGGCTTCCCCTCGCCCGTCATCGAGCAGGACTACGAACCGCTCACCAAGGAACAGCTCACGGTCTGGGACGAGAAACACCCCGCGCCGAAAGCCGCGGACCCTGAGTTTGAACGCAAGCTGCTCAAATACTTCACCGAGGATTCTAACAAACAACTGCGTGACGCTGATCCGCAAATCCTGCGCCAGGCAGTCGAAGTTGTCATTGGCCGCAGCTACGACAAGGCGGGCACGGTTGAGTGGGAACTCAAAGACAAGCAGGATCGCGGTGACCACCTTGAAATGACCGGCACGTTGACCAACAAGACCCACAGCGAGGAATTGAACGTGGCCTGGTTGTATCCGAAGCAGTGGAACGGCCGTGTGATCATCTGGCTTGATGACGCGGGCAAGTCCGGCATCGCCAACAAACAAGTGAAGGAGCTGGTCGCTGGTGGTAGCG
Protein-coding sequences here:
- a CDS encoding acetylxylan esterase, producing the protein MKHTLLLAFFAAALAQAEDIRLQPPKDLNGYFPFNPPSSLSEWDQRKEQVRRQILVSQGLWPMPTKTPLNAVIHGKIEREGYTIEKVYFESAPGFFVTGSLYRPTNPKGKVPGVMFAHGHWKDARLSLSTDDVVRREIATGGERFERGGKSIFQSLCVQLARMGCVVWQWDMLSDSDSVQIPREIVHTFAKQRPESNTTENWGLYSPQAESHLQSIMGLQTWNAVRGLDFLLSLPEVDPERTAITGASGGGTQTMLLAAIDDRIKLSFPCVMVSTSMQGGCTCENSSLLRINTGNIEFAGLFAPKPQGMNTANDWTKELSTKGFPDLQKLYATHGKKDNVFLLRGEHFPHNYNAVTRSAFYTFLNKHFKLGFPSPVIEQDYEPLTKEQLTVWDEKHPAPKAADPEFERKLLKYFTEDSNKQLRDADPQILRQAVEVVIGRSYDKAGTVEWELKDKQDRGDHLEMTGTLTNKTHSEELNVAWLYPKQWNGRVIIWLDDAGKSGIANKQVKELVAGGSAVLGVDLLFQGGEPVKQTRVVANPREFAGYTHGYNHALFAQRTHDVLTLITFLRNTKVGDHPSPKNVYLAAFGSQTGPIAVAARALAGEAVERAAMDTHGFRFGKVLDYRDPMFLPGGSKYLDLPGMIDLQGPHLRWIKGEGKDPESSAVEWLLK